A DNA window from Pseudomonas wuhanensis contains the following coding sequences:
- a CDS encoding leucyl aminopeptidase — protein sequence MELVVKSVSPETLKTATLVVAVGEGRKLGAVAKQLDELSGGTISAVLKRGDLAGKVGQSLLLHSLPNLKAERVLLVGVGKDEELGDRPFRKIIAGILNNLKGLGGSDAVLALDEVVVKGRDSYGKTRLLAETLVDGEYTFDQFKSQKADPLALKKVTLVTIKAAQAEVERAVTHATAIANGMAFTRNLGNLPPNICHPTFLGEQAKNLGKEFKSLKVEVLDEKKIKDLGMGSFYAVGQGSAQPPRLIVMQYNGGKKSEKPYALVGKGITFDTGGISLKPGAGMDEMKYDMGGAASVFGTLRAVLELKLPINLVCILACAENMPSGNASRPGDIVTTMSGQTVEILNTDAEGRLVLCDALTYSERFKPQAVIDIATLTGACVVALGSHTSGLLGNNDELIGQLLSAGKSADDRAWQLPLFDEYQEQLDSPFADIANIGGPKAGTITAACFLSRFTKNLNWAHLDIAGTAWTSGGKDKGATGRPVPLLTQYLLDRAKA from the coding sequence ATGGAACTGGTTGTAAAAAGCGTTAGCCCGGAAACGTTGAAGACCGCCACGCTGGTGGTCGCCGTCGGCGAAGGCCGCAAACTCGGCGCCGTTGCCAAACAACTCGACGAGCTGAGCGGTGGCACCATCAGTGCCGTGCTCAAGCGCGGCGACCTGGCCGGCAAAGTCGGCCAGAGCCTGTTGCTGCACAGCCTGCCTAACCTCAAGGCCGAGCGCGTGTTGCTGGTGGGCGTGGGCAAGGATGAAGAGCTGGGTGATCGCCCGTTCCGCAAAATCATCGCCGGTATCCTCAATAACCTTAAAGGCCTGGGCGGCAGCGATGCAGTGCTGGCACTGGATGAAGTCGTGGTCAAAGGCCGCGACAGCTATGGCAAGACCCGCCTGCTGGCCGAAACCCTGGTAGATGGCGAGTACACCTTCGACCAGTTCAAGAGCCAGAAAGCCGACCCGCTTGCCCTGAAGAAAGTCACCCTGGTGACCATCAAGGCCGCACAGGCTGAAGTCGAACGCGCCGTGACCCACGCCACCGCGATCGCCAATGGCATGGCCTTCACCCGTAACCTGGGCAACCTGCCGCCAAACATCTGCCACCCGACGTTCCTGGGCGAGCAAGCCAAAAACCTGGGCAAAGAATTCAAGAGCCTGAAAGTCGAAGTCCTCGATGAGAAGAAGATCAAGGACCTGGGCATGGGCTCGTTCTACGCCGTCGGCCAGGGCAGCGCCCAGCCACCGCGCCTGATCGTCATGCAATACAACGGCGGCAAGAAATCCGAGAAGCCGTACGCACTGGTCGGCAAAGGCATCACCTTCGACACCGGCGGCATCAGCCTCAAGCCGGGCGCCGGCATGGATGAAATGAAGTACGACATGGGCGGCGCCGCCAGCGTGTTCGGTACCTTGCGTGCCGTGCTTGAGCTGAAACTGCCGATCAACCTGGTGTGCATCCTGGCCTGTGCCGAGAACATGCCGAGCGGCAACGCTTCGCGTCCGGGCGACATCGTTACCACCATGAGCGGCCAGACCGTGGAAATCCTCAACACCGACGCCGAAGGCCGTCTGGTGCTGTGCGATGCCCTGACCTACTCCGAACGCTTCAAGCCGCAAGCGGTGATCGACATCGCCACCCTGACCGGCGCTTGTGTCGTCGCACTGGGTTCTCACACCTCGGGCCTGCTGGGCAACAACGACGAGCTGATCGGCCAACTGCTGAGCGCCGGCAAATCCGCCGACGACCGCGCCTGGCAACTGCCGCTGTTCGATGAATATCAAGAGCAACTGGATAGCCCGTTTGCCGACATCGCCAACATTGGCGGCCCGAAAGCCGGCACCATCACCGCTGCCTGCTTCCTGTCGCGCTTCACCAAGAACCTGAACTGGGCGCACCTGGACATCGCCGGCACGGCCTGGACCAGCGGCGGCAAGGACAAGGGCGCCACTGGCCGTCCGGTTCCCCTGCTGACCCAATACCTGCTGGACCGCGCCAAAGCCTGA
- a CDS encoding DNA polymerase III subunit chi: MTKVDFYILPSADPSARLDFACKLTEKAWRMGHRIYLHCSDAAQRDDLDARLWAFKGESFVPHGPAESEPEGLIVLGLGDDCGQHQDLLVNLDLKVPVFAKQFARVAEVVVEDPTIRSAARESFRFYREQGYPLQDHRLQRL; the protein is encoded by the coding sequence ATGACCAAAGTCGACTTCTATATCCTGCCCAGCGCCGACCCTTCGGCACGGCTGGATTTCGCCTGCAAGCTCACCGAAAAAGCCTGGCGCATGGGCCATCGCATTTACCTGCACTGCAGCGATGCCGCCCAGCGTGATGACCTCGATGCGCGTTTGTGGGCCTTCAAGGGCGAAAGCTTCGTGCCCCACGGTCCCGCCGAAAGCGAGCCGGAGGGTTTGATTGTCCTGGGTCTTGGCGATGACTGCGGTCAGCATCAGGACCTGCTGGTCAATCTCGACCTGAAAGTCCCGGTATTTGCCAAACAGTTCGCCCGCGTGGCGGAAGTGGTGGTGGAAGATCCGACGATTCGTTCGGCTGCGCGTGAGAGTTTCCGTTTCTACCGCGAACAGGGCTATCCTCTGCAAGATCACCGTTTACAGCGACTCTGA
- the rnc gene encoding ribonuclease III, translating into MSVSLSRLERQLGYTFKDQELMVLALTHRSFAGRNNERLEFLGDAILNFVAGEALFDRFPLAREGQLSRLRARLVKGETLAVLARGFDLGEYLRLGSGELKSGGFRRESILADALEALIGAIYLDAGMDMARERVLAWLAGEFEGLTLVDTNKDPKTRLQEFLQSRGCELPRYEVVDIQGEPHCRTFFVECEIILLNEKSRGQGVSRRIAEQVAAAAALIALGVENGND; encoded by the coding sequence GTGAGCGTCTCCTTAAGCCGTCTAGAGCGTCAGCTCGGCTACACCTTCAAAGACCAGGAGCTGATGGTCCTGGCCCTGACTCACCGCAGCTTTGCCGGGCGCAACAACGAACGCCTGGAGTTCCTCGGTGATGCCATCCTCAACTTCGTCGCTGGCGAGGCGCTGTTCGATCGCTTCCCGCTGGCCCGCGAAGGCCAGTTGTCGCGTTTGCGCGCGCGCTTGGTGAAAGGTGAAACCCTGGCCGTACTGGCCCGTGGTTTCGACCTGGGCGAATACCTGCGCCTGGGCTCCGGCGAATTGAAAAGCGGCGGTTTCCGTCGCGAGTCGATTCTGGCCGATGCCCTGGAAGCGCTGATCGGTGCGATCTATCTGGACGCCGGCATGGACATGGCGCGCGAGCGCGTGCTGGCCTGGCTGGCCGGAGAGTTCGAAGGCCTGACGCTGGTCGACACCAACAAAGATCCGAAAACCCGCCTGCAGGAATTCCTGCAGTCCCGTGGTTGTGAGCTGCCGCGTTACGAAGTGGTGGATATCCAGGGTGAGCCGCATTGCCGGACGTTCTTCGTCGAATGTGAAATCATCTTACTGAATGAAAAAAGCCGAGGTCAGGGTGTGAGTCGTCGTATTGCCGAACAGGTAGCGGCCGCCGCAGCACTGATTGCCCTGGGTGTGGAGAATGGCAATGACTGA
- the lepA gene encoding translation elongation factor 4: MSDLSHIRNFSIIAHIDHGKSTLADRFIQMCGGLAEREMEAQVLDSMDLERERGITIKAHSVTLYYTARDGIKYQLNFIDTPGHVDFTYEVSRSLAACEGALLVVDAGQGVEAQSVANCYTAIEQGLEVMPVLNKIDLPQADPERVKEEIEKIIGIDATDAVECSAKTGLGVDEVLERLVTTIPAPTGNIEDPLQALIIDSWFDNYLGVVSLVRVRHGRVKKGDKILVKSTGKIHLVDSVGVFNPKHTATVDLKAGEVGFIIAGIKDIHGAPVGDTLTLSSTPDVDVLPGFKRIQPQVYAGLFPVSSDDFEDFREALQKLTLNDSSLQYTPESSDALGFGFRCGFLGMLHMEIIQERLEREYDLDLITTAPTVIFELLLKTGETIYVDNPSKLPDLSSIEDMREPIVRANILVPQEHLGNVITLCIEKRGVQHDMLFLGSQVQVTYDLPMNEVVLDFFDRLKSTSRGYASLDYHFDRYQSANLVKLDVLINGDKVDALALIVHRDNSHYKGRQLTEKMKDLIPRQMFDVAIQAAIGGQIVARTTVKALRKNVLAKCYGGDVSRKKKLLEKQKAGKKRMKQVGNVEIPQEAFLAVLRLDS, encoded by the coding sequence GTGAGTGATTTGAGTCATATCCGCAATTTCTCCATCATCGCCCACATTGACCATGGCAAGTCGACGCTGGCCGATCGCTTCATCCAGATGTGCGGCGGCCTTGCCGAGCGCGAAATGGAAGCCCAGGTGCTGGACTCCATGGACCTGGAACGTGAACGCGGGATCACCATCAAGGCCCACAGCGTCACCCTTTATTACACCGCCCGCGATGGCATCAAGTACCAGCTGAACTTCATTGATACCCCCGGCCACGTTGACTTCACCTATGAAGTCAGCCGTTCGTTGGCGGCCTGTGAAGGTGCGTTGCTGGTGGTCGATGCCGGTCAGGGCGTTGAAGCGCAGTCGGTTGCCAACTGCTACACGGCGATCGAGCAGGGCCTGGAAGTCATGCCAGTCCTGAACAAGATCGACCTGCCACAGGCCGATCCAGAGCGCGTCAAAGAAGAAATCGAGAAAATCATCGGCATCGACGCCACCGACGCGGTGGAGTGCTCTGCCAAGACCGGTCTGGGCGTCGACGAAGTGCTCGAGCGCCTCGTCACCACCATTCCTGCGCCGACCGGCAACATCGAAGATCCGCTGCAAGCGTTGATCATCGACTCTTGGTTCGACAACTACCTGGGCGTTGTTTCCCTGGTACGCGTGCGTCACGGTCGTGTGAAGAAGGGCGACAAGATCCTCGTCAAATCCACCGGCAAGATCCACCTGGTGGACAGCGTCGGTGTCTTCAACCCGAAACACACCGCCACCGTTGACCTGAAGGCCGGCGAAGTGGGTTTCATCATTGCCGGCATCAAGGACATTCACGGTGCACCGGTCGGTGACACCCTGACCTTGAGCTCCACGCCAGACGTTGACGTGCTGCCAGGCTTCAAGCGTATTCAGCCGCAGGTTTACGCCGGTCTGTTCCCGGTCAGCTCCGACGACTTCGAAGATTTCCGTGAAGCCCTGCAAAAGCTCACGCTCAACGACTCGTCCCTGCAGTACACCCCGGAAAGCTCCGACGCGCTGGGCTTCGGCTTCCGTTGCGGGTTCCTCGGCATGCTGCACATGGAAATCATCCAGGAGCGCCTGGAGCGCGAGTACGACCTGGACCTGATTACCACCGCGCCAACGGTAATTTTCGAGCTGCTGCTGAAAACCGGCGAAACGATTTACGTCGATAACCCGTCGAAGCTCCCGGACCTGTCGTCGATCGAAGACATGCGTGAACCGATCGTGCGGGCCAATATCCTTGTGCCGCAAGAGCACCTGGGTAACGTCATTACCCTGTGTATCGAAAAGCGTGGCGTGCAGCACGACATGCTGTTCCTGGGTAGCCAGGTACAAGTGACCTACGATTTGCCGATGAACGAAGTGGTCCTCGACTTCTTCGACCGTCTGAAATCCACCAGCCGTGGCTATGCTTCGCTGGATTACCATTTCGACCGTTATCAATCAGCTAATCTGGTGAAACTGGACGTGCTGATCAACGGCGACAAGGTCGATGCTCTGGCGCTGATCGTGCACCGTGACAACTCGCACTACAAAGGTCGCCAGTTGACCGAGAAGATGAAAGACCTGATTCCGCGGCAGATGTTCGACGTGGCAATCCAGGCCGCCATTGGTGGTCAGATTGTGGCGCGTACAACCGTCAAGGCACTCAGAAAGAACGTATTGGCCAAATGCTACGGTGGTGACGTCAGCCGTAAGAAAAAGCTGCTGGAAAAGCAAAAGGCCGGTAAAAAACGCATGAAGCAGGTCGGCAACGTGGAAATTCCACAAGAAGCCTTCCTTGCCGTGCTCAGGTTGGATAGTTAG
- the recO gene encoding DNA repair protein RecO codes for MSTTAPIGQPAYVLHSRAYRESSALVDFLTPQGRLRAVLRSARGKAGTLARPFVPLEVEFRGRGELKNVGRMESAGVSTWLNGEALFSGLYLNELLIRLLPAEDPHPAVFDHYAATLLALAEGRPLEPLLRSFEWRLLDDLGYGFALNTDIHGDPIAPDGLYRLQVDAGLERVYLLQPGLFNGTELLAMADADWSAPGALSAAKRLMRQALAVHLGGRPLVSRELFRKP; via the coding sequence ATGTCGACCACCGCGCCAATCGGCCAACCCGCCTACGTCCTCCACAGCCGCGCCTACCGCGAAAGCAGTGCGCTGGTGGATTTCCTTACGCCGCAAGGTCGGCTGCGGGCGGTGTTGCGTAGCGCACGGGGTAAGGCCGGGACGTTGGCGCGGCCGTTCGTGCCGCTGGAAGTCGAGTTCCGTGGTCGGGGTGAGTTGAAAAACGTCGGTCGCATGGAAAGCGCCGGTGTTTCCACCTGGCTCAACGGCGAGGCACTGTTCAGCGGTCTCTACCTCAACGAATTGCTGATCCGTCTGCTACCCGCCGAAGACCCTCATCCCGCGGTTTTCGATCACTACGCCGCGACCTTGCTCGCCCTGGCCGAAGGCCGTCCGCTGGAGCCGTTGCTGCGCTCTTTCGAATGGCGCTTGCTCGACGACCTCGGTTACGGCTTTGCATTGAACACCGACATTCACGGCGACCCCATCGCGCCAGACGGCCTGTATCGCTTGCAAGTGGATGCAGGCCTGGAGCGGGTCTATCTGCTGCAACCGGGCCTGTTCAACGGCACTGAACTGCTGGCCATGGCCGATGCCGACTGGTCCGCGCCCGGTGCGCTGTCCGCTGCCAAGCGCTTGATGCGTCAGGCATTGGCCGTTCATCTGGGCGGTCGCCCTCTAGTCAGTCGCGAGTTGTTTCGCAAGCCATAG
- the pdxJ gene encoding pyridoxine 5'-phosphate synthase: MTTSNRILLGVNIDHVATLRQARGTRYPDPVKAALDAEEAGADGITVHLREDRRHIQERDVLLLKDVLQTRMNFEMGVTEEMMAFAERIRPAHICLVPETRQELTTEGGLDVAGQEARIKAAVDRLAKIGCEVSLFIDADERQIEASRRVGAPAIELHTGRYADAETPTEVAEELKRVADGVAFGLAQGLIVNAGHGLHYHNVEAVAAIKGINELNIGHALVAHALFVGFKSAVSEMKALILAAALKG, translated from the coding sequence GTGACCACCAGCAATCGCATTCTTCTTGGCGTGAACATCGACCACGTTGCCACCCTGCGTCAGGCCCGGGGTACTCGCTACCCGGATCCGGTCAAGGCAGCGCTGGACGCGGAAGAGGCGGGCGCTGACGGCATCACCGTGCACCTGCGCGAAGACCGCCGGCACATCCAGGAGCGCGACGTGCTGCTGCTCAAGGACGTGCTGCAAACCCGCATGAACTTCGAAATGGGCGTCACCGAAGAAATGATGGCGTTCGCCGAACGCATCCGCCCGGCGCACATTTGCCTGGTCCCGGAAACCCGTCAGGAGCTGACCACCGAAGGCGGCCTGGACGTGGCAGGGCAGGAGGCGCGGATCAAGGCTGCGGTGGATCGCCTGGCGAAGATCGGCTGCGAAGTGTCGCTGTTCATCGACGCGGACGAGCGGCAGATCGAAGCGTCCCGCCGTGTCGGTGCACCGGCCATTGAGTTGCACACCGGGCGTTATGCGGACGCCGAGACGCCAACCGAAGTCGCTGAAGAGCTCAAGCGCGTGGCCGATGGCGTGGCATTCGGTCTGGCCCAGGGCCTGATCGTCAATGCCGGTCACGGCCTGCATTATCACAACGTCGAGGCTGTTGCGGCGATCAAGGGCATCAACGAACTGAACATCGGCCATGCGCTGGTGGCCCATGCGTTGTTCGTCGGGTTCAAGTCGGCGGTGTCGGAGATGAAGGCGCTGATTCTGGCGGCTGCGTTGAAAGGTTAG
- the lptG gene encoding LPS export ABC transporter permease LptG, producing MDKLDRYIGSSVFMAILAVLGIILGLATLFAFIDEMGDVSDTYTLADVLSYVLLTAPRRLYDMLPMAALIGCLIGLGSLASHSELTIMRAAGVSLGRIVWAVMKPMLLLMAVGLVIGEYVAPATEVTAQANRSLAQGSGDAQSAKHGLWHRQGDEFIHVNSVQPNGLLYGVTRYRFDDQRHMLSSSFAKRAEFDTDHWQLSDVTTTLFHEKNTEVVTTPVERWEVALSPQLLSTVVMAPESLSITGLWSYIHYLADQGLSNGRYWLAFWVKVLQPLVTAALVLMAISFIFGPLRSVTLGQRVFTGVLVGFTFRIVQDLLGPSSLVFGFSPLFAVLVPAGVCALAGVWLLRRAG from the coding sequence GTGGATAAGCTCGATCGCTACATTGGTAGCAGCGTGTTCATGGCGATCCTGGCGGTATTGGGGATCATTCTGGGTCTGGCAACGCTGTTTGCCTTCATCGATGAGATGGGCGACGTCAGCGATACCTACACGCTGGCGGATGTCCTGAGCTATGTGCTGCTGACTGCGCCGCGCCGTCTGTACGACATGTTGCCGATGGCGGCGCTGATCGGTTGCCTGATCGGCCTCGGCAGCCTGGCCAGCCACAGTGAGCTGACCATCATGCGCGCTGCGGGCGTGTCGCTCGGGCGGATCGTCTGGGCTGTCATGAAGCCGATGCTGCTTTTGATGGCGGTGGGGCTGGTGATCGGTGAATACGTCGCGCCGGCCACGGAAGTTACCGCTCAGGCCAACCGCTCGCTGGCCCAGGGCAGTGGCGATGCGCAAAGCGCCAAACACGGTCTGTGGCACCGTCAGGGTGACGAGTTCATTCACGTCAACTCCGTGCAACCCAATGGTCTGCTGTACGGCGTGACCCGTTATCGCTTCGACGACCAACGCCACATGCTGTCTTCGAGTTTCGCCAAACGCGCGGAGTTCGACACGGATCACTGGCAACTGAGCGACGTCACGACCACGTTGTTCCATGAAAAGAACACCGAAGTAGTGACGACTCCGGTGGAGCGTTGGGAAGTAGCCCTGAGCCCGCAATTGCTGAGCACTGTGGTGATGGCGCCTGAATCACTGTCAATCACCGGTCTGTGGAGTTACATCCACTACCTGGCTGACCAGGGCCTGAGCAACGGTCGTTACTGGCTGGCGTTTTGGGTCAAGGTGTTGCAGCCGCTGGTGACCGCTGCATTGGTGCTGATGGCGATTTCCTTCATCTTCGGCCCGCTGCGTTCGGTGACCCTTGGTCAGCGGGTCTTTACCGGTGTGCTGGTGGGGTTCACCTTCCGCATCGTCCAGGATTTGCTCGGGCCTTCGAGCCTGGTATTCGGTTTCTCGCCGCTGTTTGCGGTGCTGGTACCGGCCGGTGTCTGTGCCCTGGCCGGGGTCTGGTTGTTGCGCCGGGCCGGTTGA
- the era gene encoding GTPase Era yields the protein MTDTTATRCGYVAIVGRPNVGKSTLLNHILGQKLAITSRKPQTTRHNMLGIKTEGAVQAIYVDTPGMHKGGEKALNRYMNKTASAALKDVDVVIFVVDRTKWTDEDQMVLERVQYVTGPLIVALNKTDRIEDKAELMPHLTWLQEQLPNAQIMPISAQHGHNLDTLERVIAEHLPENDHFFPEDQITDRSSRFLAAELVREKIMRQLGAELPYQITVEIEEFKQQGKTLHIHALILVERDGQKKIIIGDKGERIKRIGTEARKDMELLFDSKIMLNLWVKVKGGWSDDERALRSLGYGDL from the coding sequence ATGACTGATACAACCGCAACTCGCTGTGGCTATGTTGCCATCGTCGGCCGTCCCAACGTGGGCAAGTCCACGCTGCTGAACCACATTCTGGGTCAGAAGCTGGCGATCACCTCGCGCAAGCCGCAGACCACCCGTCACAACATGCTCGGCATCAAGACCGAAGGCGCCGTTCAGGCGATCTACGTCGACACCCCGGGCATGCACAAGGGCGGCGAAAAGGCCCTGAACCGCTACATGAACAAGACCGCTTCGGCGGCGTTGAAAGACGTCGACGTGGTGATCTTCGTGGTCGACCGCACCAAGTGGACCGACGAAGACCAGATGGTCCTCGAGCGCGTTCAGTACGTGACCGGCCCGCTGATCGTGGCGCTGAACAAGACTGACCGTATCGAAGACAAGGCCGAGCTGATGCCGCACCTGACCTGGTTGCAGGAACAGCTGCCGAACGCGCAGATCATGCCGATCTCGGCCCAGCACGGCCACAACCTGGACACGCTGGAGCGAGTGATCGCCGAGCACCTGCCGGAAAACGATCACTTCTTCCCGGAAGATCAGATCACTGACCGCAGCAGCCGCTTCCTCGCCGCCGAACTGGTGCGCGAGAAAATCATGCGCCAGTTGGGCGCCGAGCTGCCGTACCAGATCACTGTGGAAATCGAAGAGTTCAAGCAGCAGGGCAAAACCCTGCACATCCATGCCTTGATTCTCGTCGAACGTGACGGCCAGAAGAAAATCATCATTGGCGACAAGGGCGAGCGCATCAAGCGCATCGGCACCGAGGCGCGCAAGGACATGGAGCTGCTGTTCGACTCCAAGATCATGCTTAACCTGTGGGTCAAGGTTAAGGGCGGCTGGTCCGATGACGAACGCGCGCTGCGTTCGCTGGGTTACGGCGACCTGTAA
- the lepB gene encoding signal peptidase I produces the protein MSLNFPLLLVIAVFVCGLLALLDLLFLAPRRRAAINSYQGSVSQADMVVVEKLNKEPLLVEYGKSFFPVLFIVLVLRSFLVEPFQIPSGSMKPTLDVGDFILVNKFSYGIRLPVIDKKIIEVGDPQRGDVMVFRYPSDPNVNYIKRVVGLPGDQIRYTADKRLFVNGESIAEQLVGSEPGTLGSAELYKEKLGIAEHLIRKEMSRYRAAPDRSWTVPAGHYFMMGDNRDNSNDSRYWDDPSIPKNLLGMVPDKNIVGKAFAVWMSWPEPKLSHLPNFSRVGLIK, from the coding sequence ATGTCACTAAATTTCCCGCTGTTGCTGGTCATCGCCGTGTTCGTCTGCGGCCTGTTGGCGTTGCTCGATCTGCTGTTCCTGGCGCCACGGCGCCGGGCTGCCATTAACTCTTACCAGGGTAGCGTCAGCCAGGCTGACATGGTGGTGGTCGAGAAACTGAACAAAGAGCCGCTGCTGGTCGAATACGGCAAATCGTTCTTCCCGGTGTTGTTCATCGTGCTGGTGCTGCGTTCGTTCCTGGTGGAACCGTTCCAGATTCCTTCCGGCTCGATGAAACCGACCCTGGACGTCGGCGACTTCATTCTGGTGAACAAATTTTCTTACGGGATCCGCCTGCCGGTGATCGACAAGAAAATCATCGAAGTCGGTGATCCGCAGCGCGGCGATGTGATGGTGTTCCGCTACCCGAGCGACCCGAACGTCAACTACATCAAGCGTGTAGTGGGGCTGCCGGGCGACCAGATTCGTTACACCGCCGACAAGCGCCTGTTCGTCAACGGCGAGTCGATTGCCGAACAACTGGTTGGCTCCGAGCCGGGCACGTTGGGCAGTGCCGAGCTCTACAAGGAAAAACTCGGCATCGCCGAGCACCTGATCCGCAAGGAAATGAGCCGCTACCGCGCAGCACCGGATCGTTCGTGGACCGTGCCTGCCGGGCACTACTTCATGATGGGCGACAACCGCGACAACTCGAACGACAGTCGCTACTGGGATGACCCGAGCATTCCCAAGAATCTGCTGGGCATGGTTCCCGACAAGAATATCGTCGGCAAGGCCTTCGCAGTCTGGATGAGCTGGCCGGAACCCAAACTCAGTCACCTGCCGAATTTCTCGCGGGTTGGCCTGATCAAGTAA
- the lptF gene encoding LPS export ABC transporter permease LptF: protein MIVFRYLSREVLLTLSAVSAVLLVIIMSGRFIKYLAQAASGALDPGSLFLIMGFRLPGFLQLILPLGLFLGILLAYGRLYLDSEMTVLSATGMSQQRLFRITLFPATLVALVVAWLSLSLAPQGANQFQLLLNKQDALTEFDTLEPGRFQALRDGTRVTYTEQLSDDRINLGGVFISQKNVNSDKKDRGISVLVAEKGRQEIRPDGNRYLILDNGYRYDGNPGQADYRAIKYDEYGVLLPKPDVSDEVTDRDAMTTRSLLGNDDIRSRTELQWRLSLPLLVFIVTLMAVPLSRVNPRQGRFLKLLPAILLYMAYLTILIAARGALEKGKIPSALGLWWVHAIFLAIGLGLLYWEPLRLKMASRRSALEVARG from the coding sequence TTGATTGTCTTCCGTTATCTATCCCGCGAAGTCCTGTTGACCTTGAGCGCCGTCAGCGCCGTGCTGCTGGTCATCATCATGAGCGGACGCTTCATCAAATACCTCGCCCAAGCGGCCTCTGGCGCCCTGGATCCGGGCTCGCTGTTCCTGATCATGGGCTTTCGTCTGCCAGGTTTCCTGCAGTTGATCCTGCCTTTGGGGCTGTTTCTCGGGATCCTGCTGGCCTACGGTCGTCTGTACCTCGACAGCGAAATGACCGTGTTGTCGGCCACCGGCATGAGCCAGCAGCGGCTTTTTCGCATCACCCTGTTTCCGGCCACGCTGGTTGCGCTGGTGGTGGCATGGCTGAGCCTGAGCCTGGCGCCACAAGGTGCCAACCAGTTCCAGTTGCTGCTGAACAAACAGGACGCACTGACTGAATTCGATACCCTTGAGCCCGGCCGCTTCCAGGCCCTGCGCGACGGTACTCGGGTGACCTACACCGAGCAATTGTCGGATGACCGCATCAATCTGGGCGGCGTGTTCATTTCGCAAAAAAATGTAAACTCCGACAAAAAGGATCGAGGGATTTCCGTCCTGGTGGCCGAGAAGGGTCGTCAGGAAATTCGGCCCGACGGCAACCGTTACCTGATTCTCGACAACGGCTACCGCTACGACGGTAATCCGGGTCAAGCCGACTACCGCGCCATCAAATACGACGAGTACGGCGTATTGCTGCCCAAACCGGACGTCAGCGACGAAGTCACTGACCGTGACGCGATGACCACCCGCTCCTTGCTGGGCAATGATGACATCCGTTCGCGTACCGAACTGCAATGGCGTCTGTCTCTGCCGTTGCTGGTCTTCATCGTGACCCTGATGGCGGTGCCGCTGTCGCGGGTCAACCCGCGCCAGGGCCGTTTCCTCAAGCTGCTGCCGGCGATTCTTCTTTATATGGCTTACCTGACCATCCTGATTGCCGCTCGCGGCGCCCTCGAAAAGGGCAAGATCCCGTCGGCATTGGGCTTGTGGTGGGTGCATGCGATCTTCCTGGCCATCGGCCTGGGCTTGCTGTACTGGGAGCCGTTGCGCTTGAAGATGGCGAGTCGCCGCAGTGCGCTGGAGGTGGCCCGTGGATAA